One part of the Cottoperca gobio chromosome 14, fCotGob3.1, whole genome shotgun sequence genome encodes these proteins:
- the LOC115018833 gene encoding enteropeptidase-like, with amino-acid sequence MKRGLSSLEFLLAVVSSLLLVSCVALIILSWISLKSEGAVEPAVLSGRMVITEGVVFSEELKNSSSLLFKSLAFDVQHLVSEAFRHSELRLHFLSCQVLYFSRGSVAVTFDLCFNHLIDLKEAAQQLGAGLQEAGNAGLVIDKNSIQITEKQQKTTAAPSSVTPTTATCPPHQTSCADRSMCVPIDRLCDGVEDCPDNSDEVAARCGE; translated from the exons ATGAAGCGCGGGCTCTCCTCTCTGGAGTTTCTCCTCGCTGTCgtgtcttctctccttctcgTCTCTTGTGTCGCTCTGATTATACTTTCATGGATCAGCCTGAAGTCTGAAG GTGCCGTCGAACCAGCAGTGCTAAGTGGTCGGATGGTGATCACAGAAGGAGTTGTTTTCTCTGAAGAGCTGAAGAACTCCAGCAGTCTGCTCTTTAAGTCTTTGGCCTTCGACGTCCAACATCTG GTCTCGGAGGCATTCCGCCACAGTGAGCTCAGACTACACTTCCTGTCCTGTCAGGTTTTATACTTCAG tcGGGGCAGTGTAGCGgtcacctttgacctctgctTCAATCACCTGATCGACCTAAAGGAGGCGGCGCAGCAGCTGGGGGCGGGGCTTCAGGAGGCCGGCAACGCAGGATTGGTCATCGACAAAAACAGCATCCAGATCACAG agaaacaacagaagacaacagctgctccgtCGAGCGTCACACCTACAACAG CGACGTGTCCTCCTCATCAGACATCCTGTGCCGACCGATCAATGTGCGTCCCCATCGATCGGCTCTGTGACGGAGTCGAGGACTGTCCTGACAACTCGGATGAAGTCGCTGCTCGCTGtggtgagtga